A genomic region of Arachis hypogaea cultivar Tifrunner chromosome 5, arahy.Tifrunner.gnm2.J5K5, whole genome shotgun sequence contains the following coding sequences:
- the LOC112800624 gene encoding protein JINGUBANG-like yields MDGYNSDGNTRKPLITIDAPHLLETAQMAVDNDSLLSPLAKSPWSSHMNHNTNIGGDGFTNPNDEALVGSLVREEGHIYSLAATRDLLYTGSDSKNIRVWKNQKEFAGFKSNSGLVKSIVIAGEKIITGHQDGRIRVWKVSSRNEQIHRRIATLPTLRNYIKCSMRPSNYIEVRKNRNVLWIKHYDAISCLSVTEDYAFIYSASWDKTFKVWRASNFKCLESVVAHDDAVNSLVVAPEGLVFSGSADGTVKIWRREMQAKGTKHFFQQTLLKQECAVTALVINADGNVLYGGSSDGLVNFWVRATKYEHMGILRGHKLAVLCLATAGNLILSGSADMGICVWKRTLSNEHVCLTTLTGHTGPVKCLAVEKDPEAMLNDKKWIVYSGSLDKSVKVWRVCENAPPSQHGHQQSRTSSEFPRVSSLRKMGSRRY; encoded by the coding sequence ATGGACGGTTACAACTCCGACGGGAACACTAGGAAACCCCTTATCACCATTGACGCCCCACATTTATTAGAAACTGCTCAAATGGCCGTTGACAATGACTCCTTACTCTCTCCTCTTGCCAAGTCTCCATGGTCCTCTCACATGAACCACAACACCAACATTGGAGGAGATGGCTTCACCAACCCCAACGATGAAGCTCTCGTTGGCTCCCTCGTCCGCGAAGAAGGCCACATATACTCCCTCGCTGCCACCAGGGACCTTCTCTACACCGGCTCCGACAGCAAGAACATTAGGGTTTGGAAGAACCAGAAGGAGTTTGCAGGCTTCAAATCCAACAGCGGCTTGGTCAAATCCATCGTCATCGCCGGTGAAAAGATTATCACCGGCCACCAAGACGGCAGGATTAGGGTTTGGAAGGTGTCTTCGAGAAATGAACAAATACACAGACGCATTGCCACTCTTCCCACGCTCAGAAACTACATCAAGTGCTCCATGAGACCCAGCAACTACATCGAGGTTCGAAAGAACCGCAATGTGCTTTGGATCAAGCACTACGACGCCATCTCTTGCCTTAGTGTCACGGAGGACTATGCCTTCATATACTCAGCTTCTTGGGACAAGACCTTCAAGGTTTGGCGAGCCTCCAACTTCAAGTGCTTGGAGTCTGTGGTGGCGCATGACGACGCCGTTAACTCCTTGGTTGTGGCGCCGGAAGGCTTGGTGTTCTCGGGGTCCGCGGATGGCACTGTCAAAATCTGGCGGCGCGAGATGCAAGCGAAAGGAACGAAACACTTCTTCCAGCAGACATTGCTGAAGCAAGAGTGTGCGGTGACGGCGCTGGTGATAAACGCCGACGGGAATGTTCTGTACGGCGGTTCGTCGGACGGGTTGGTGAACTTCTGGGTGAGGGCGACAAAGTACGAACACATGGGGATACTTCGGGGGCATAAACTGGCGGTGCTGTGTTTGGCGACGGCGGGGAACTTGATATTGAGTGGGTCGGCGGATATGGGGATCTGCGTCTGGAAGAGGACGCTTAGCAACGAGCATGTTTGCCTGACGACGTTGACCGGTCACACTGGACCGGTGAAGTGTCTGGCGGTGGAGAAGGACCCGGAGGCCATGTTGAATGACAAGAAGTGGATTGTGTATAGCGGCAGCTTGGACAAATCCGTCAAGGTTTGGAGAGTTTGCGAGAACGCGCCGCCCTCCCAACACGGCCACCAGCAATCTCGTACTAGTTCTGAGTTCCCCAGGGTCTCTTCTTTGAGGAAAATGGGCTCCAGAAGATACTAA
- the LOC112800625 gene encoding uncharacterized protein, giving the protein MFDREDSDSDAPEEFTALQGIQQDEEIRKIQKESKARVAREGKERRRKWAEKLTPRQSKESKDTAQGEEDDVSGSEPQHNSNPASGFLPDDIVKMLAAREKQVFLPDSDEEKEKAKTNLATSKKRKSKNSGLEPVILSELGPPQCVQGALEFLKKRKMSVQRSSSALNNSNRAFRLLSKSGVILQK; this is encoded by the exons ATGTTTGACAGAGAAGATAGTGATTCCGACGCCCCTGAGGAATTCACAGCTCTGCAG GGTATACAACAAGACGAGGAGATTCgcaaaattcaaaaagaaagtaAAGCTAG GGTTGCTCGCGAAGGGAAAGAGCGTAGGAGGAAATGGGCTGAGAAATTAACACCTCGACAATCCAAAGAAAGTAAGGACACTGCTCAAGGTGAAGAAGATGATGTATCAGGTTCTGAGCCTCAGCATAATTCAAATCCAGCTTCAGGGTTTCTTCCAGATGACATAGTGAAAATGCTGGCAGCTCGTGAGAA ACAAGTTTTCTTGCCTGACTCTgatgaggagaaggagaaggctaAAACAAACCTTGCCACTTCAAAGAAGAGGAAATCAAAGAACTCAGG TTTGGAACCTGTTATTTTGAGCGAACTAGGCCCTCCTCAATGTGTACAGGGTGCCTTAGAGttcttgaaaaaaagaaaaatgtcagTCCAGAGATCGTCCTCTGCATTGAACAATTCCAACAGAGCATTTCGGCTCCTTTCTAAGTCTGGTGTGATATTACAGAAGTGa